The following are from one region of the Centroberyx gerrardi isolate f3 chromosome 16, fCenGer3.hap1.cur.20231027, whole genome shotgun sequence genome:
- the inppl1b gene encoding inositol polyphosphate phosphatase-like 1b, with the protein MATATWYHRDISRVHAEDLLARAGRDGSYLVRDSESVPGAYALCLLFQRHVHTYRILPDADGLLAVQTTQGVQVNCFRTLEDLVLGYQHPHKGLVTPLLYPVTRDTDTGDESSDDEKPPPVPASINTGPSTGPPATPAPHALFLNKLQELNTSSMAGEVIGLLSDYLFSELPLDIESVHKGATSLRHLQRTLGTACQGLNSEIDLTLSSLETLAKVFDHPSCPLTCAKAQGPEMELDSLLSKITALVSLLSSLEKRVLKALQDAVTNHNLAVQPAPPPPEPTPVTVTSVKNHARPMPVHSFQVKMVRYGRQTVSVDVDSGVLLFDRKAGSFGVETVSHDRILQLVKFQSSSAKVRMVVDSHHNTPRELMFESARKREAFCQLLQLMKTRHSQLSEPDLVSVFVGTWNMGGSPPPRSLQSWVTCCGLGHTPDESTALLPHDIYVLGTQENPQGEREWTEHIKATLRSYTHIDYKQVAVQSLWNMRLAVFVKPEHESRISHVNTASVKTGLGNTLGNKGAVGVSFLFSGTSFGFVNCHLTSGSEKVLRRNQNFVDILRLLSLGDKQLSAFDISLRFTHLFWCGDLNYRLDLDVQDILKHVSKREFEELMCADQLTRERHKRKAFLNFKEEKIAFPPTYRYERGSRDCYLWQKYKTSGVRVNVPSWCDRILWKSYPETHIICTSYGCTDDIFTSDHSPVFATFQVGVTSQFISKTDPNSSMERAWIELEGVEAIVKTASKAKFFIEFHSCCLEETRRSSENDSQSCDVPGFLKLGWSSKQLPKLFPIVSDMEYLQDQHLLLSVKSCDGFESYGECCVALRSLTGTLEQFETFLSHRGEEMGSIRGRVRVHVPTDRRGTRERIYEWFCFEKDEKGHGRGHVSPGSTRAPINRSSAAPPKLTPSSYTNPAYFIFEGVSVPRRVEEAPVQRRDPQVIWSGNEALQLPKLAGGQGFDRKSARRSDFTEIEIPAILPPYTSTNDLHPPQTNSSYQLFPTKNPSPIPPAPSNTTSQYQEQASPPRARCLGKKIVQDSILPVKNLRNTYMNHSAIIREKARRDQPQLHPERTSPIRGTNAPSLFPYTPTRLPHCQASVPWMVEQQQHPGPLGDNSLTALQIAKSLSEVDFFPTDHRGPSIPNQRPCQRNGPTMPAERGYSWEKEVSVLQGAPETVRELLSTLGLQKYTLGLSLSGWDDLDYFSGITEEDLCAAGVSNPSHRRRILENLPRIWN; encoded by the exons atggcaacggcaACATGGTATCATCGTGACATCAGCCGTGTGCATGCGGAGGACCTGTTGGCACGGGCAGGCAGGGATGGAAGCTACCTAGTAAGAGACAGTGAGTCTGTGCCAGGAGCCTACGCCTTGTGCCTGCT gttCCAACGTCATGTTCACACTTATCGTATTCTCCCTGATGCAGACGGCCTTCTAGCAGTGCAG aCAACACAGGGGGTGCAGGTGAACTGTTTCCGTACGCTGGAGGACCTGGTGTTGGGGTACCAGCATCCCCATAAGGGCCTGGTCACCCCTCTGCTCTACCCTGTCACCCGTGACACAGACACTGGGGATGAGAGCTCAG ATGATGAGAAGCCGCCCCCAGTTCCAGCCTCCATCAACACAGGTCCTTCCACAGGGCCACCAGCGACACCAGCCCCTCATGCCCTTTTCCTGAATAAGTTACAGGAGCTGAACACATCCAG CATGGCAGGTGAGGTGATTGGCCTGCTCAGTGACTACCTGTTCAGTGAGCTGCCTCTCGACATCGAGAGTGTGCATAAAGGAGCAACGAGTCTTCGCCACCTTCAACGCACTCTGGGCACTGCCTGCCAAGGCCTCAACAG TGAGATTGACCTGACGCTGTCAAGTCTGGAGACCCTGGCCAAAGTGTTCGACCATCCTAGCTGCCCTCTGACATGTGCCAAGGCACAG GGTCCAGAGATGGAGCTAGACAGCCTGCTGTCTAAGATTACAGCATTGGTCAGCCTCCTTTCCTCGCTGGAGAAAAGG GTGTTGAAAGCACTACAGGATGCGGTGACCAATCACAATCTAGCGGTGCAGcctgccccgccccctcctGAACCAACACCCGTCACTGTGACCTCTGTCAAGAACCATGCCAGGCCAATGCCAGTCCACTCCTTTCAG GTGAAGATGGTGCGctatggcagacagacagtttctgTGGATGTGGACTCAGGAGTGCTGCTCTTTGACAGGAAGGCTGGATCATTTGGCGTAGAGACGGTCTCACATGACCGAA TCCTGCAGCTTGTCAAGTTCCAGAGCAGTTCAGCCAAAGTGCGCATGGTGGTTGACAGCCATCACAACACACCGCGGGAGCTGATGTTTGAGAGTGCAAGG AAGCGTGAGGCCTTCTGCCAGCTGCTACAACTGATGAAAACCAGACACTCCCAGCTGAGTGAACCTGACCTGGTCTCTGTGTTTGTTGGCACCTGGAATATGG GCGGTTCCCCTCCCCCTCGCAGCCTCCAGTCGTGGGTGACCTGCTGCGGTTTGGGACACACCCCAGATGAGTCTACCGCCTTGCTCCCTCATGACATCTACGTCCTGGGGACTCAAGAAAACCctcagggggagagagagtggacagAGCACATCAAGGCAACCCTTCGCAGCTACACTCACATTGACTACAAACAA GTGGCAGTGCAATCCCTCTGGAATATGAGGCTGGCTGTGTTTGTGAAGCCGGAGCATGAGAGCCGCATCAGCCATGTGAACACAGCCAGTGTGAAGACTGGCCTGGGGAACACACTGG GAAACAAGGGGGCCGTTGGGGTCTCCTTCCTCTTCAGTGGAACGTCTTTCGGGTTTGTGAACTGCCACCTGACCTCTGGAAGTGAGAAAGTCCTTAG GAGGAACCAGAACTTTGTGGACATCCTCAGACTGCTTTCTCTGGGTGACAAGCAGCTCAGTGCCTTTGACATCAGCCTGCGCTTCACCCACCTCTTCTGGTGTGGAGACCTCAATTACAGACTGGACCTGGATGTACAG GACATTCTGAAACATGTGTCCAAGAGGGAGTTTGAGGAGCTCATGTGTGCGGACCAGCTGACCCGAGAGAGGCACAAGAGGAAGGCCTTTCTCAATTTCA aggaagagaagattgCGTTTCCACCCACCTATCGGTATGAGCGGGGCTCTAGAGACTGCTACCTATGGCAGAAGTACAAGACTTCAGGG GTGCGAGTCAATGTTCCATCTTGGTGTGATAGGATTCTGTGGAAGTCCTATCCAGAGACACACATCATCTGCACCTCATATG GTTGTACAGATGACATCTTCACAAGTGACCACTCACCTGTTTTTGCCACATTCCAAGTAGGGGTGACGTCACAGTTCATCTCCAAAACAG ACCCAAATTCAAGCATGGAGAGGGCCTGGATCGAGCTTGAAGGCGTCGAGGCCATTGTGAAGACGGCAAGCAAAGCCAAGTTCTTCATTGAGTTTCATTCGTGTTGCCTAGAAG AGACACGACGCTCAAGTGAGAATGACTCACAGAGCTGTGATGTGCCCGGGTTTCTCAAACTAGGCTGGTCCTCCAAACAACTGCCAAAG CTTTTTCCAATTGTGTCCGACATGGAGTATCTTCAAGATCAGCACCTGCTGTTGTCTGTCAAGTCATGTGACGGGTTTGAGTCATACG GTGAATGCTGTGTGGCTCTGCGCTCACTTACTGGTACATTAGAGCAGTTTGAGACGTTTCTGAGTCACCGGGGTGAGGAGATGGGCTCCATAAGGGGGCGGGTCAGGGTCCACGTGCCCACGGACAGGCGAGGAACACGGGAGAGGATCTACG AGTGGTTCTGCTTTGAGAAGGATGAAAAGGGTCATGGGAGGGGACACGTGTCTCCTGGATCTACACGGGCCCCAATAAACAG GtcctcagcagctcctcccAAACTAACCCCCAGCAGCTACACCAATCCTGCCTACTTCATCTTTGAAGGTGTGTCAGTGCCACGCAGGGTGGAGGAGGCCCCAGTCCAGCGAAGGGACCCTCAGGTGATCTGGTCCGGAAATGAGGCCTTGCAGCTCCCAAAACTTGCAGGAGGGCAGGGCTTTGACAGGAAGTCCGCTCGCAGGTCAGACTTTACAGAGATTGAGATACCAGCCATCCTGCCCCCTTACACTTCAACCAATGACCTTCATCCACCCCAAACCAACTCCTCCTATCAACTCTTCCCAACCAAAAACCCATCTCCCATACCTCCTGCCCCAAGTAACACCACCTCACAATACCAGGAACAGGCGTCACCACCCAGAGCGAGATGCCTGGGTAAAAAGATTGTTCAGGACTCCATACTACCAGTAAAGAACCTGAGGAACACCTATATGAACCACTCAGCCATCATTAGGGAGAAAGCCAGAAGGGATCAACCTCAGCTTCACCCAGAGAGGACCAGTCCTATCCGGGGGACCAacgccccctctctcttcccctacACTCCTACCCGCTTACCGCACTGTCAGGCCTCAGTCCCCTGGatggtggagcagcagcagcaccctggGCCTCTAGGGGACAATTCCCTTACAGCCTTGCAAATTGCCAAGTCCCTCAGCGAGGTGGACTTCTTTCCCACAGACCACAGAGGCCCATCCATACCCAACCAGAGGCCATGCCAAAGAAATGGTCCTACCATGCCTGCTGAGAGGGGCTACAGCTGGGAGAAAGAG GTGTCTGTCCTCCAAGGTGCACCAGAGACAGTGCGGGAGCTTCTCAGTACTCTGGGTCTTCAGAAATACACTCTGGGACTCAGCCTCAGTGGCTGGGATGATCTGGATTACTTCAG TGGGATCACAGAGGAGGATTTATGCGCTGCAGGAGTGTCTAACCCTTCACACCGACGCAGGATCCTAGAGAACCTACCCAGGATCTGGAACTGA
- the LOC139925655 gene encoding P2Y purinoceptor 4, which translates to MVFTSYFNSSCRFDEEFKYILLPVSYSLVFVVGLVLNATALWMFLTKMRPWNPSTVYMFHLALSDFLYVLSLPTLIYYYANRSHWPFGVAACKIVRFLFYANLYCSILLLTCISVHRYLGICHPIKALTLVKSRHAHLVCGLVWAVVTACLVPNLIFVTTSKRDNDTLCHDTTNQEKFDEYVDYSSVVMVLLFGVPFLVIVVCYCLMARALCRPRRGLSANQRGAASRQKSIKLIVVVLVVFAVCFVPFHITRTLYYTSRVLDLNCEFLNIVNFTYKITRPLASVNSCIDPILYFLAGDHYRSKLMTALTGKRQTTTSRSPDYVQTQPNNNHDIALVYKNPALKASGDAER; encoded by the coding sequence ATGGTCTTCACTTCATACTTTAACTCCAGCTGCCGCTTTGACGAGGAGTTTAAATACATCCTGCTGCCCGTGTCCTACAGCCTGGTGTTTGTGGTGGGCTTGGTGCTGAACGCCACGGCTTTGTGGATGTTCCTCACGAAGATGCGCCCGTGGAACCCCAGCACAGTGTACATGTTCCACCTCGCCCTGTCCGACTTCCTGTACGTCCTCTCCCTGCCCACCCTCATCTACTACTACGCCAACCGCAGCCACTGGCCCTTCGGCGTGGCCGCCTGTAAGATCGTGCGCTTCCTGTTCTACGCCAACCTCTACTGcagcatcctcctcctcacctgcaTCAGCGTGCACCGCTACCTCGGCATCTGCCACCCCATCAAGGCGCTGACCCTGGTGAAGTCCCGGCACGCCCACCTGGTGTGCGGCCTGGTGTGGGCCGTGGTGACGGCGTGCCTGGTGCCCAACCTCATCTTCGTCACCACCTCCAAGAGGGACAACGACACGCTGTGCCACGACACCACCAACCAGGAGAAATTCGACGAGTACGTCGACTACAGCTCCGTGGTGATGGTGCTGCTGTTTGGCGTCCCCTTCCTGGTCATCGTGGTGTGTTACTGCCTGATGGCGCGGGCCCTGTGCCGGCCCAGACGGGGATTATCTGCCAACCAGCGGGGCGCCGCCTCCCGCCAGAAGTCCATCAAGCTGATCGTAGTGGTGCTGGTGGTGTTTGCGGTGTGCTTCGTTCCATTTCACATCACACGGACCCTCTACTACACCTCTCGAGTTCTGGATCTAAACTGTGAATTCCTCAACATTGTCAACTTTACTTACAAGATCACCAGGCCGCTGGCGAGTGTGAACAGCTGTATTGACCCCATCCTGTATTTCCTGGCTGGGGATCACTACCGCTCCAAGCTGATGACAGCTCTGACAGGGAAGAGACAGACCACCACCAGCCGATCACCTGACTATGTACAAACACAGCCTAACAATAACCATGACATCGCTCTGGTCTATAAGAACCCAGCCCTCAAAGCCAGTGGAGACGctgagagatag